TGGTTCGCGGGTGGTCTTGGAATTTTCCGGCACAAGAGAATACGCCCATAGGCCGCATCCGGGGAAAGAAGCAAAGAAATATATGATTGAAAAAATTCGTGAATGGTTGACAAACTTGGAGGTGACGCCATGAACAGTATGACCTATA
The bacterium genome window above contains:
- a CDS encoding type II toxin-antitoxin system HicA family toxin; its protein translation is MKAKHRKTLAAIFTKPTKANIKFIDIESLVKALGGEVREGDGSRVVLEFSGTREYAHRPHPGKEAKKYMIEKIREWLTNLEVTP